A portion of the Desulfovibrio gilichinskyi genome contains these proteins:
- a CDS encoding ABC transporter permease: MRIIKSLIIPLIFFTFWCIGSALGSFNEFLLPSPLKVYAAGLELLQNGVLLPNIYTSLCRVLIGFFITVAFAFPLGILVGLNRRAQELLIAPLDFLRHIPPLALTPLLILWCGIGEASKLSVIILATFFPIFLNTVNGVSHCDSKLIEVGKVMGFSHTAIIGRIILPASMPSIMTGLRLGLGFSWRALIGAELLAAASGLGYMIIDAEQFSRTDIVIVGILSIGILGYAMDLAFLWISKRIMPWQKEFTTNANY, translated from the coding sequence ATGCGAATAATAAAATCACTCATAATTCCCCTCATTTTTTTTACTTTCTGGTGCATCGGGTCGGCACTTGGAAGTTTTAATGAGTTTCTTCTTCCATCACCGCTTAAGGTTTATGCGGCAGGGCTGGAACTTCTACAAAACGGAGTTCTGCTGCCAAACATTTATACAAGCCTTTGCAGAGTCCTTATCGGATTTTTTATTACTGTTGCCTTCGCATTCCCTCTCGGTATTTTAGTAGGTTTAAATCGTCGCGCTCAGGAGCTGCTGATAGCTCCGCTTGATTTTTTGCGCCATATTCCGCCCCTTGCACTTACCCCGCTCCTGATTCTCTGGTGCGGTATCGGCGAAGCATCAAAACTTTCTGTAATAATTCTCGCTACTTTTTTCCCGATCTTTCTAAATACTGTTAACGGAGTTTCCCACTGCGACAGCAAACTTATTGAAGTAGGCAAGGTCATGGGGTTCAGTCATACGGCAATAATCGGCCGGATTATTCTACCGGCATCAATGCCTTCGATAATGACAGGATTAAGACTAGGACTTGGGTTCTCGTGGCGAGCACTTATAGGGGCGGAGCTTTTAGCGGCAGCATCCGGCCTTGGGTATATGATCATCGATGCAGAACAATTTTCCCGCACAGATATTGTAATTGTGGGCATTCTTTCCATCGGCATACTCGGGTATGCTATGGATCTGGCGTTTCTGTGGATAAGCAAACGCATAATGCCTTGGCAAAAAGAGTTCACCACCAATGCCAATTATTAA
- a CDS encoding tetratricopeptide repeat protein, which yields MMMVASGAVAGVKENAAAVKSNAAKIERVQEDISAVKARVEEIRDKQNADSGRMWFERTKEQAEHVKDWAETQRNNIDLFYNALIWISAIAALLLTVIGFAFHKGQKQLALKNQNEFEKKAENIIAEMKKNVSSQQSDFNVLADKTGDLVKNKEQEIEKLVETCRKHAKTCATHKENAEKDSLAIKIARDSNIDKERTEEETQALSEVSNDEEAPIYDRLRAKAIQFCDSKKWEEAINVLKTMSLLESNKAEPYVALGYVYGEQAKDAPSLTNKVILLNLAEKQYKKATEIDENKSGAWNNWGNLIAGKYKTAAEEQKEALFIDAQDKYKKAIDTNEKNSDAWNNWGNLIADKYETATEEQKEALFIEAQDKYKKSTDTNEKNSDAWNNWGILISSRYETAKKEQREALFIDAQNKYKKATEVDENYSGAWYNWGLLIADKYKNAEEEQKEALFIDAQDKYKKATEIDENDSSAWSNWGNLLILEAARNPNKIDNSLLKEAKEKCLKAESIKVGYGAYNLACISSLQEDFEACQKWFLLRKKSEASLPHYEHLINDTDLDNFKNDPEYKQWFEDFLEEVRREEQEAKGDDHQNTESEPEQE from the coding sequence GTGATGATGGTTGCTAGTGGGGCTGTTGCGGGGGTTAAGGAAAATGCGGCTGCGGTGAAAAGCAATGCTGCTAAGATTGAGCGTGTTCAGGAAGATATTTCTGCTGTTAAGGCTCGGGTTGAAGAGATTCGGGATAAGCAAAATGCAGATAGTGGGCGGATGTGGTTTGAGAGGACTAAAGAACAAGCTGAACATGTAAAAGATTGGGCGGAAACACAACGAAACAATATTGATCTATTTTATAACGCCTTGATTTGGATTTCTGCAATTGCCGCATTACTGCTTACGGTTATCGGTTTTGCCTTTCATAAAGGACAAAAACAACTCGCACTTAAAAATCAAAATGAATTTGAAAAAAAAGCTGAAAATATTATTGCAGAAATGAAAAAGAACGTAAGCTCGCAGCAAAGTGACTTTAATGTATTGGCAGATAAAACTGGGGACTTAGTTAAGAACAAAGAGCAAGAAATTGAAAAGCTTGTTGAAACATGCAGAAAGCACGCAAAAACATGTGCCACTCATAAAGAGAATGCAGAAAAAGATTCATTAGCGATTAAAATAGCTAGAGACAGTAATATAGATAAAGAGAGAACAGAAGAAGAAACTCAAGCTCTTTCAGAAGTTTCAAACGATGAAGAAGCCCCTATATATGACAGGCTCCGCGCAAAAGCGATACAGTTCTGTGATTCTAAAAAATGGGAAGAAGCTATCAATGTTTTAAAAACAATGTCGCTTTTAGAGAGCAATAAGGCTGAACCCTACGTTGCCTTAGGATATGTGTATGGTGAACAAGCAAAGGATGCACCCTCTCTCACAAATAAAGTAATTCTGCTCAACCTAGCTGAAAAGCAATACAAAAAAGCTACAGAGATAGATGAAAACAAATCTGGAGCTTGGAACAATTGGGGAAACTTAATAGCAGGTAAGTATAAAACGGCAGCAGAAGAACAAAAAGAAGCTCTATTTATTGATGCTCAAGATAAATACAAAAAAGCTATAGATACAAACGAAAAGAACTCTGACGCTTGGAACAATTGGGGAAACTTAATAGCCGACAAATATGAAACGGCAACAGAAGAACAAAAAGAAGCTCTATTTATTGAGGCTCAAGATAAATACAAAAAATCTACAGATACAAACGAAAAGAACTCTGACGCTTGGAACAATTGGGGAATATTAATATCCAGCAGATATGAAACGGCAAAAAAAGAACAAAGAGAAGCTCTATTCATCGATGCTCAAAATAAATACAAAAAAGCTACAGAAGTAGATGAAAACTACTCAGGAGCTTGGTACAATTGGGGATTATTAATAGCAGATAAGTATAAAAATGCAGAAGAAGAACAAAAAGAAGCTCTATTTATTGATGCTCAAGACAAATACAAAAAAGCTACAGAGATAGATGAAAACGACTCTTCCGCTTGGAGCAATTGGGGAAACTTATTAATCTTAGAAGCAGCTCGCAATCCAAACAAAATCGATAACTCATTATTAAAAGAAGCCAAAGAAAAATGCCTCAAAGCTGAATCTATTAAAGTAGGGTACGGAGCTTACAATCTTGCCTGCATATCCTCACTTCAAGAAGACTTTGAAGCCTGTCAAAAATGGTTTTTACTACGTAAAAAGAGTGAAGCATCTTTGCCACATTATGAACACCTAATAAACGACACAGACCTCGACAACTTCAAAAACGACCCAGAATACAAACAATGGTTCGAAGATTTTCTAGAAGAAGTCCGCCGCGAAGAACAAGAAGCCAAAGGTGATGATCACCAAAATACAGAGAGCGAACCAGAGCAAGAATAA
- a CDS encoding CDP-glycerol glycerophosphotransferase family protein: MHSNEMEKLQKLASAIPKQKNLAIFFGRAGSHFMDNVKYFYIHCVKNQPELECHFMAFEKKDADILKSQGLPATWVNHPDSADLMAKAGIVISDDFSWKDQSVLWALLSEAKTVQLWHGIPLKAIGFPEINSTVNMNPEKAKHLTFAYSGYDTVVSTSPFFTERAFAKAFRAEKFIESGYPRNDVLMRRPTKYDMINTDRDLYGELVKFRKLGGKTVFFMPTFRDTGGGPFEDGAIDLMRMSKFCRKNNLMFVCKFHPYLTLSNVSLPENIRLVDSKSDVYPLLPLCDVLLTDYSSVYFDFLLVDNPIVFYPYDYKKYISKNRELLFDYDSMTPGKKVTNENDLYTAFEDIMINNIDDFADVRHELRNLSFSNADGLAAKRLGKHVVSNFL, translated from the coding sequence ATGCACTCAAATGAAATGGAAAAGCTTCAAAAACTGGCTTCCGCAATTCCTAAACAGAAGAATCTGGCAATATTCTTCGGGCGTGCTGGCAGCCATTTCATGGATAATGTCAAATACTTCTATATTCATTGCGTGAAAAATCAGCCCGAACTTGAATGTCATTTTATGGCTTTTGAAAAGAAGGACGCTGATATTCTGAAAAGTCAGGGACTGCCTGCAACCTGGGTAAATCACCCTGATTCGGCTGATCTTATGGCAAAAGCAGGCATTGTCATTTCCGATGATTTCAGCTGGAAAGATCAAAGTGTTTTATGGGCATTGCTTTCAGAGGCAAAAACAGTGCAGCTCTGGCACGGCATCCCCTTAAAAGCCATTGGATTTCCAGAAATTAATTCCACTGTAAACATGAATCCTGAAAAAGCTAAGCACCTGACATTTGCTTATTCAGGATATGACACTGTGGTTTCTACTTCTCCATTCTTCACTGAAAGGGCTTTTGCAAAAGCTTTCAGGGCTGAAAAATTTATTGAGTCAGGATACCCGCGCAACGATGTACTTATGCGGCGCCCGACAAAATATGACATGATCAACACCGACCGCGACCTTTACGGTGAACTTGTAAAATTCCGTAAACTCGGCGGAAAGACTGTCTTTTTCATGCCTACTTTCCGTGATACCGGAGGTGGACCATTTGAAGACGGGGCTATAGATTTGATGCGCATGTCAAAGTTCTGCCGAAAGAATAATCTGATGTTCGTCTGTAAATTTCACCCATATCTTACTTTAAGTAATGTATCCTTACCGGAAAACATCCGCTTGGTGGATTCAAAAAGTGATGTGTACCCCCTGCTTCCGCTTTGCGATGTTCTGCTTACGGATTATTCATCTGTTTATTTCGATTTTCTGCTGGTGGATAACCCTATCGTCTTCTATCCATATGATTATAAAAAATATATCAGCAAAAACAGAGAACTCCTTTTCGATTACGATTCAATGACACCCGGTAAGAAAGTGACGAATGAGAATGATCTTTATACCGCTTTTGAAGATATTATGATAAATAACATTGATGATTTTGCAGATGTCAGACACGAACTTAGAAATCTGTCTTTTAGCAACGCAGACGGTTTAGCGGCGAAACGACTTGGTAAACATGTAGTTTCTAACTTTCTCTAA
- a CDS encoding DUF697 domain-containing protein — protein MSKTLTRFFSAGLLLLLAGFILFMLNQISALAQLCGSYFPQSHDYVLFGLSGLFLIMCISPLMMFIFRPGPLTMPDNPTPTQQTKYINMLRKRLRKNKYVRKMGLNLSRNEDLDLALDGLDEISTAKMKSVASRIFLSTAISQNGKLDSFIVMGSLSKLVWDVSKIYNQRPSLRDMISVYSNVAVTAFFASAVEDLDIQSQIEAIMSPVLAGSALGMIPGASGLTSIITASILDGSTNAFLALRVGIITRNHFSYSPDKKTQEFRRSVLKEAAKMLLSIAVSSTKMITSAYLKTITRSAGDKAMSAARKVVDSKDRAFEATGKAARFSARQAQNVANFVSFSGNKNKDEQEFCEENNDRNESNDYTENSTGKKKSMFSRILRKK, from the coding sequence ATGTCAAAAACGCTGACCAGATTTTTTTCTGCCGGACTGCTTCTGCTGCTTGCGGGGTTTATCCTGTTTATGCTGAACCAGATTTCAGCCTTGGCACAGCTTTGCGGATCATACTTTCCGCAGTCGCATGATTACGTTCTGTTCGGACTTAGCGGGCTGTTTTTGATCATGTGCATCAGCCCGCTGATGATGTTTATTTTTCGGCCCGGGCCGCTGACCATGCCGGACAACCCGACTCCCACCCAGCAGACGAAATATATCAACATGCTGCGTAAGCGACTTCGCAAAAATAAATACGTGCGGAAAATGGGACTTAATCTTTCGCGAAATGAGGACCTCGACCTTGCACTTGACGGACTGGATGAGATTTCAACGGCAAAAATGAAATCCGTTGCCTCACGCATATTCCTAAGCACTGCCATATCGCAAAACGGAAAGCTGGATTCATTTATAGTGATGGGTTCGCTCTCCAAACTGGTTTGGGATGTGTCAAAAATTTACAACCAGCGTCCTTCCTTACGGGATATGATTTCAGTTTACTCAAACGTTGCGGTAACAGCTTTTTTTGCAAGCGCGGTGGAAGATCTTGATATTCAGTCACAAATTGAAGCGATCATGTCTCCCGTACTGGCGGGTTCTGCTCTTGGCATGATCCCCGGCGCAAGCGGATTGACCTCTATAATAACAGCTTCAATTCTCGATGGTTCTACGAATGCATTTCTGGCTCTTCGCGTTGGCATCATTACCAGAAACCATTTCAGTTACAGTCCAGACAAAAAAACACAGGAGTTTCGCAGATCCGTGCTCAAGGAAGCCGCTAAAATGCTGCTTTCCATCGCTGTAAGCTCTACTAAAATGATAACCTCCGCCTATCTGAAAACAATTACCCGTTCAGCGGGAGACAAAGCCATGAGCGCGGCAAGAAAAGTTGTTGATTCAAAAGACAGAGCTTTCGAAGCCACAGGAAAGGCTGCAAGATTTTCAGCACGACAGGCGCAGAATGTTGCAAATTTTGTAAGTTTCTCCGGGAACAAAAATAAAGATGAACAGGAATTTTGCGAAGAAAACAATGATCGTAACGAAAGCAATGATTACACTGAAAACTCGACGGGTAAAAAGAAATCAATGTTCAGTAGGATACTTAGAAAGAAATAA
- a CDS encoding DMT family transporter yields the protein MYNVKSILNAGIAQVLAGSVLISLVGIFLKILVVDYALPVLVVVFWRNLFVCIALLAGLKIFKPKLILVSRNNLFILVFYGFLLALMNGIWGGSVYFNGAGVATVLIYLSVPLTVLGQWLLGGGKPSVRLIPSIVLCLVGCAVVCGIQGVSDFALAPVGMFLGLLSGVFYAGYALLGRECALRGLNAFTVLMYIFGFSSFFMLIINIFSNGMVPGAAASPAQMLLPGMPFKVWGLILTLAMGPTMMGWLLINMSLSKLTPSIANILLTTDPMVTALVAIPVLNEIMTAMQWVGCFLITGGVMLLGRRN from the coding sequence TTGTATAACGTAAAATCAATATTAAATGCTGGAATTGCTCAGGTTCTTGCCGGATCAGTTCTCATTTCACTTGTTGGAATATTTTTAAAAATTTTGGTTGTAGATTACGCATTGCCCGTTCTGGTTGTGGTGTTCTGGCGTAATCTGTTTGTCTGCATCGCCTTGCTGGCTGGGCTTAAAATTTTTAAGCCTAAACTGATTTTGGTGAGTAGAAATAACTTATTTATTTTGGTTTTTTATGGTTTTCTACTTGCTTTAATGAATGGGATTTGGGGCGGTTCTGTTTATTTCAACGGGGCTGGCGTAGCAACGGTTCTGATTTATCTCTCTGTGCCTTTGACTGTTCTGGGGCAATGGTTGCTCGGAGGTGGTAAGCCTTCTGTACGGCTGATTCCGTCGATTGTGCTTTGTCTTGTCGGGTGTGCAGTGGTTTGCGGAATCCAAGGTGTTTCTGACTTTGCGCTAGCACCTGTAGGTATGTTCTTGGGCCTTCTTTCCGGTGTCTTTTACGCAGGTTACGCACTGCTCGGGCGCGAATGTGCTCTAAGAGGCCTGAATGCTTTTACGGTGTTGATGTATATTTTCGGTTTTTCATCTTTTTTTATGCTCATTATCAATATTTTTTCCAATGGAATGGTTCCCGGAGCAGCAGCTTCACCAGCACAAATGCTTTTGCCGGGGATGCCGTTTAAAGTGTGGGGATTGATTCTGACCTTAGCTATGGGACCGACTATGATGGGATGGCTGCTCATTAACATGAGTTTGTCAAAACTAACGCCGTCCATAGCAAACATTTTGCTGACAACGGACCCCATGGTGACGGCATTGGTCGCCATACCCGTTTTAAATGAAATTATGACGGCTATGCAGTGGGTCGGATGCTTTTTGATTACAGGCGGAGTAATGCTGCTTGGTAGACGAAATTAA
- a CDS encoding metal-dependent phosphohydrolase: MERREFLKMGVAAGAMVAASALPALADPSYTSFTLKECFAMTPQQMAEQSGAVMQGWKYIHTEAAGIRNPKIRNSVVEIINNPAPKLLDVVLSRKKEVYKELDKNGWVKGVSFDAFLPENGSTDKANQPFFTSPGSGYSSHHCYPGGLATHTALNLKMSLALYNNYSDIYEFNLDKDVVVAAQILHDLHKPWVFQWQKDGECRTEQSLAGTGEHHVLGVAESIVRGLPAEVCVAQACAHGHPGFDKDEASAVNWLKAAAIIANVDPVKYGLLEKGGESLPLPRSMEAFVTHLGDHDWVLTVPAAHWLIPVTEEIAMQDYGFKKADLGSAKFHAFRNLVFSQATVMALYHLMQKDGKDALRKQINSIVVKA; the protein is encoded by the coding sequence ATGGAAAGACGTGAATTTTTAAAAATGGGAGTTGCGGCGGGGGCCATGGTTGCAGCTTCAGCTCTTCCGGCATTAGCAGATCCCTCTTACACCAGTTTTACACTTAAAGAATGTTTTGCAATGACTCCGCAGCAGATGGCAGAGCAATCCGGCGCAGTTATGCAGGGCTGGAAATATATTCATACGGAGGCTGCCGGTATCCGTAATCCTAAAATAAGAAACTCTGTTGTTGAAATTATAAATAATCCAGCTCCTAAATTATTAGACGTTGTTTTATCCCGTAAGAAAGAAGTTTATAAAGAACTGGATAAAAACGGCTGGGTGAAAGGAGTTTCATTCGACGCATTTCTACCGGAGAACGGTTCCACTGATAAAGCCAACCAGCCCTTTTTTACATCCCCGGGTAGCGGATATTCGAGCCATCATTGTTACCCCGGCGGACTTGCCACCCATACTGCATTAAACCTTAAAATGTCTCTGGCACTATACAATAATTATTCTGATATTTATGAATTCAATCTGGATAAGGACGTTGTTGTCGCGGCTCAGATTCTTCACGATCTGCATAAACCTTGGGTTTTCCAGTGGCAGAAAGACGGGGAATGCAGAACGGAACAATCCCTTGCCGGAACAGGTGAACATCATGTCTTAGGGGTTGCGGAAAGCATCGTTCGCGGTCTGCCTGCCGAAGTGTGTGTTGCGCAGGCCTGCGCACATGGTCATCCCGGTTTTGATAAAGATGAAGCTTCTGCTGTTAACTGGCTTAAAGCTGCTGCAATTATTGCGAATGTTGATCCAGTTAAATACGGACTTCTTGAAAAGGGCGGAGAATCACTTCCCCTGCCGCGCAGCATGGAAGCCTTTGTAACTCATTTGGGTGACCATGACTGGGTGTTGACAGTTCCTGCCGCACACTGGCTTATTCCTGTAACGGAAGAAATTGCTATGCAGGATTACGGTTTTAAAAAGGCTGATCTTGGTTCTGCAAAGTTTCATGCTTTCAGAAACCTTGTGTTCAGTCAGGCTACCGTTATGGCCCTATATCATCTGATGCAGAAAGACGGCAAAGATGCTTTGCGTAAACAGATAAACAGCATTGTGGTTAAGGCATAA
- a CDS encoding ABC transporter ATP-binding protein: MPIIKIDNLCKSYRLNGGYFHALQGISARIEHGSFVTIVGKSGCGKTTLLKILCGLKTPSEGSFSFLKEDGSPSAAKIGVVFQEARLMPWMTVEKNMAFGMDKKLSKDEAHETLESSLQMLNLQKFRKAYPSQISGGMAQRVALGRTLCANPDVILMDEPFGALDAFTRRNLQKELTEIFLDQAKTIIFVTHDVDEATYLGQRVLVMEEGTITADLPVDLPYPRATLSETFFRIREEILSAILLDDEFKK, from the coding sequence ATGCCAATTATTAAAATAGACAATCTGTGCAAATCTTACCGCTTAAACGGCGGCTATTTTCACGCTTTGCAAGGGATATCAGCCCGTATTGAGCACGGCAGTTTTGTAACCATTGTCGGTAAAAGCGGATGCGGAAAAACAACCTTACTAAAAATCTTATGCGGCCTTAAAACACCGAGCGAAGGAAGTTTCAGCTTTCTTAAAGAGGACGGGTCCCCTTCAGCGGCTAAGATCGGAGTTGTTTTTCAGGAAGCCAGACTTATGCCGTGGATGACGGTTGAAAAGAACATGGCCTTCGGTATGGATAAAAAACTTTCTAAAGATGAAGCTCATGAAACACTTGAGTCAAGCTTGCAGATGCTGAATCTGCAAAAATTCAGAAAAGCCTACCCTAGTCAGATTTCTGGAGGAATGGCGCAACGCGTAGCTCTGGGAAGAACACTCTGCGCAAATCCGGATGTCATTCTCATGGACGAGCCCTTCGGCGCACTGGATGCTTTTACGCGGCGCAACCTGCAAAAAGAACTGACGGAAATATTTCTTGATCAGGCAAAAACAATAATATTCGTTACCCACGATGTGGATGAAGCAACCTACCTTGGACAACGCGTGCTGGTCATGGAGGAAGGAACAATCACTGCCGATTTGCCTGTTGATCTGCCCTATCCGCGCGCCACTCTATCCGAGACATTTTTCAGAATTAGAGAAGAAATTTTATCCGCAATTTTGCTGGATGATGAATTTAAAAAATAA
- the ychF gene encoding redox-regulated ATPase YchF, whose amino-acid sequence MALSIGIVGLPNVGKSTLFNALTKAQNAESANYAFCTIEPNKAVVPVPDVRIDKLSELVKPQRTQSSTVDFIDIAGLVAGASKGEGLGNKFLGNIRETQAILHVVRCFDNDDVIHVSNSVDPIRDIDIIETELILSDVQILENRVERMAKQIKGDKSLGPKVEEGKKLLEYMNNGNQANTYDKLDTDIMVELLKDLRLITSKKVIYCANVDEDGLTEDNDYVKSVMKLAEERGAAFVKISAKMEEELIGLEDEEYEDFLESYGVTESGLAKIIRTGFHTLGMISYFTAGVKEVRAWTINDGDKAPRAAAAIHTDFEKGFIRAEVIGYEDYIKHGTEAACRAAGVLRSEGKEYVFKDGDVVHFLFNV is encoded by the coding sequence ATGGCCCTTAGTATAGGAATCGTGGGCTTGCCAAATGTCGGCAAATCCACACTTTTTAATGCCCTTACGAAAGCTCAGAATGCAGAAAGTGCAAACTACGCATTCTGCACCATTGAACCTAACAAAGCAGTCGTCCCAGTGCCGGACGTTCGCATTGATAAACTTTCCGAGCTTGTAAAACCTCAGCGGACTCAGAGTTCCACTGTGGACTTCATCGATATCGCCGGCCTTGTTGCCGGAGCCAGTAAAGGTGAAGGACTCGGCAATAAATTTCTTGGTAACATCCGCGAAACACAGGCCATTCTTCATGTTGTGCGCTGTTTCGACAACGACGATGTTATCCACGTTTCCAACTCAGTCGATCCTATCCGCGACATTGATATCATTGAAACTGAACTGATCCTTTCCGATGTTCAGATTCTTGAAAATCGTGTTGAGCGCATGGCTAAGCAGATCAAAGGCGACAAATCCTTAGGACCTAAAGTTGAAGAAGGCAAAAAGCTTCTTGAGTATATGAACAACGGCAACCAAGCCAACACATATGACAAGCTCGATACTGATATCATGGTCGAACTGCTCAAAGACCTGCGCCTCATCACTTCTAAAAAAGTTATCTACTGCGCGAACGTTGATGAAGACGGCCTGACAGAAGATAATGATTACGTTAAATCAGTAATGAAACTTGCAGAAGAACGCGGAGCGGCATTCGTTAAAATTTCCGCTAAGATGGAAGAAGAACTGATCGGCCTTGAAGATGAAGAATATGAAGATTTCCTTGAATCTTACGGCGTGACTGAATCCGGCCTTGCCAAAATCATCCGTACAGGATTCCATACACTCGGCATGATCAGCTACTTTACTGCCGGAGTAAAAGAAGTCCGCGCATGGACCATTAATGACGGAGACAAAGCACCCCGCGCCGCCGCCGCCATTCATACCGACTTTGAAAAAGGATTCATCCGCGCAGAAGTCATCGGCTACGAAGACTACATCAAGCACGGCACAGAAGCCGCCTGCCGCGCGGCCGGAGTTCTGCGTTCAGAAGGAAAGGAATACGTCTTCAAAGACGGTGACGTAGTTCACTTTCTCTTTAACGTATAG
- a CDS encoding ABC transporter substrate-binding protein, whose amino-acid sequence MKRYYLSLLLAVFLVAGTVMPSFAALSEDVKEIGITYVKFPLNVPAIIAYKKNMFENEFKQDGITITHPELTSGPKQTQAMAAGSVQFASVLGASSAIIAKSNGVDLKIIAVFARAPKAFNIMALDKSINSVKDLKNKIVAGPKGTVLHQMLYAALLKEGLTPSDIKFVNMSIPQARAALMSGNVSAALVAGPSVPVMETGGCHVIANGEGLIQGLIVVAVDNNFLKEHPDLVKRYLDVNEKSAKFMKDNPEETFEIVAKETNLTIENVKKMFPWYDYSSAITGKDIKDLEVTQEFLLDNGMMKNKINIKDIISNINQ is encoded by the coding sequence ATGAAACGTTATTATTTAAGCTTGCTGCTTGCAGTATTCTTAGTTGCAGGAACAGTTATGCCAAGCTTTGCAGCGCTGAGTGAGGATGTTAAGGAAATCGGTATTACATACGTAAAATTCCCTCTCAACGTACCGGCTATTATTGCCTACAAAAAAAATATGTTTGAAAATGAGTTCAAACAGGATGGAATAACCATAACCCACCCCGAACTGACTTCCGGACCTAAGCAGACGCAGGCTATGGCTGCCGGATCAGTTCAATTTGCCAGCGTTCTCGGCGCGTCATCAGCCATTATAGCTAAATCCAACGGGGTTGATCTCAAAATAATTGCCGTGTTTGCTCGCGCACCCAAAGCGTTTAATATTATGGCCCTCGACAAATCCATAAACTCTGTAAAAGACCTCAAAAACAAGATTGTGGCAGGTCCCAAAGGGACAGTATTGCATCAGATGCTCTATGCCGCGTTACTTAAAGAAGGACTCACCCCTTCTGATATTAAGTTTGTGAACATGTCCATACCGCAAGCCAGAGCGGCTCTTATGAGCGGCAATGTATCCGCAGCTCTTGTGGCAGGCCCCAGCGTTCCTGTTATGGAAACTGGCGGATGCCACGTCATTGCAAACGGCGAGGGGCTGATCCAAGGGCTTATAGTTGTTGCTGTGGACAACAATTTCTTAAAGGAGCACCCTGACCTTGTTAAACGGTATTTAGATGTAAATGAAAAATCCGCGAAATTTATGAAAGATAATCCTGAAGAAACATTTGAGATAGTGGCGAAAGAAACAAATCTCACCATAGAAAATGTTAAAAAAATGTTCCCTTGGTATGACTATTCTTCTGCAATTACGGGAAAAGACATTAAAGATCTTGAAGTAACTCAAGAATTTTTGCTTGATAATGGAATGATGAAAAATAAAATTAATATTAAGGATATCATTTCAAATATTAATCAATAG